In Kryptolebias marmoratus isolate JLee-2015 linkage group LG11, ASM164957v2, whole genome shotgun sequence, the following proteins share a genomic window:
- the LOC108248185 gene encoding sodium channel protein type 4 subunit alpha B isoform X1 has translation MSWFGFWSSRTQRAEELKLSSSQRSQLFGSHEVRAALQNEQMTSLLPPVGTEVFRRFTPASLEKDHQKREAEEEEQPKKKQDPPKPANHLEAGKTLPFIYGDPPPELLGTPLEDLDPFYQSQKTFIALSKNQIIHRFNAESACYLFSPFNRLRTAAIKLLLHPLFSLFFILMILINCVFMVTEVPVLKNAEEYVFVVIYTFEVVLKLLSRGICLGRFTFFRDPWNWLDVLNITAFVLQLFVSVRLYAVIVIARVMKLFAYTPGLKKTVEGFFRSLKRLVNAIILALFVLGILALFGLQFFMGVLRNKCVSRPLHDTTSYNTTSNFTTHSSHYDNYSSFHDYISDERNYYYLPNHLDPQVCGNLSYSGVCPKGMVCLRAGRNPNYGLTSFDSFGWSLLAVFRILTQDVWDNLLQLTIRAEGKSSMSIFVLIFFPGCFLALSLIVAAVAMAVAKQKEAESAEAKQREEEYSRIVEVLKRREEVEEHAPGKAELLDEHESPQKKKPATHSQEVEQVTVEDCEDDLRPSRCAFTLNILKGDCCSCWRWLKEKLRPFVMSWVFNLGIVLCIILNVIFMAMERYPMTENTLDLLSNVNLVFLVIFALELLLKLGALGAYGYFQVRWNIFDFIVVIFGLVDIALHAVQGLQFLPPLRLLRALRLGRWWSELRMLMKISWSSVGSLGLVLVLVVFMFTVVGMELFQDDYMVCRISTDCTLPRWHTEDFFHAVLLVFRVLCGEWMESMQNCIQVSNGTVCVIFYMTVLFIGNLLVLILFLNLLLSPLSDEKQAEVGKETRIKWTKTWILEKFRTLKGKTSSEAEEGVRKEHLALITVTSDQQNPEGSQTKDSAAEVSNKTQDKKQCEDAQKLKDSENQETGNRPEDCCCECCYRCCPIQDIDTSQGAGRGWCKFRTACLLIVQHRFFEAFIIFIILLSSAALMFEDVNLQQRPILQMVLDIADQVFTYIFLMEMLLKWIALGFKKYFSSVWCWLDFIILDVSLFCLIFNSLGYSTEPLRALRTLRLLSRFKGMRVVLRWMAASVPSMFSTLLVVLFVWLIFSIVGVNWFAGAFGFCSNETGVPFSEAVVENMSECLSLNSMEIQWKNSKFNFDSVGMGFLSLLIMATSSGWQDIMYAAVDSREIQSQPVYESNVYMYLYFILFIIFGYFFTSIFFIRVFIDTLHQHKHKVGGKHVFMTNDQQKFHGTVRKMFSKTPEKAVPRPQNQCQARLFDLVTAPIFEIVVVVLICVYVVVLMLDADEQSIETEYVLLWFRFIVIILFHVEFILKIVALRQHYFKFGLNIMDFIILILVTTGLFIAELFSKYFIDVGVLPVFRLAHICRILPLIRWARGIQMLLVGFLMSLPALRNIGLLFFLVTYTYAYVGIHTFGHVKREGMIDDMFNFETFGNSMISMILISTSSGWDRLLSPIMNTPPDCDPGTDCSSPAAGIVFFTSYIVLYLLLVVHLFIAVILESFSSRESEQLLSNEHLQMFYNTWKKFDPDASRVIQYSQLSDFCDELQDPLRIPKPNSIRLIHMDLPLLPGDQICCLDVLQALSAQAFGEPGQMDTLKDRLEEKFNVHKPQVSQEPISSTLRRKQEEVAAGVIQRAFRRHRKQDKV, from the exons ATGTCTTGGTTCGGGTTTTGGAGCAGCAGGACACAGCGagcagaagagctgaagctgagctCCTCTCAGAG GAGCCAGTTGTTTGGCAGCCATGAAGTTCGGGCGGCGCTGCAGAACGAGCAGATGACCTCTTTGCTGCCACCTGTCGGTACGGAGGTCTTCAGACGCTTCACGCCGGCCTCGCTGGAGAAGGACCATCAGAAACGagaagctgaggaggaggagcaacCGAAGAAGAAGCAG GACCCGCCCAAACCAGCCAATCACCTGGAGGCAGGAAAGACCCTCCCCTTCATCTACGGTGACCCGCCCCCTGAGCTTCTTGGCACCCCATTGGAGGATCTGGATCCGTTCTACCAATCACAGAAG ACCTTCATCGCTCTCAGTAAAAATCAGATCATCCACAGGtttaatgctgagtcagcttgTTACTTGTTCAGCCCGTTTAATCGTCTGAGGACCGCCGCCATCAAGCTCCTCCTCCACCC tttgttcaGCTTGTTCTTCATCTTGATGATTCTGATCAACTGTGTGTTCATGGTGACCGAAGTTCCAGTGCTGAAAAATGCTGAGGA GTACGTGTTCGTGGTCATCTACACCTTCGAGGTGGTCCTGAAGCTTCTTTCCAGAGGCATCTGCTTGGGGCGCTTCACCTTCTTCAGAGATCCCTGGAACTGGCTGGATGTCCTCAACATCACAGC gTTTGTGCTccagttgtttgtttcagtcagaCTTTATGCTGTGATAGTGATTGCTCGCGTGATGAAGCTCTTCGCCTACACACCag GCCTGAAGAAGACTGTTGAAGGTTTTTTCCGATCCCTGAAGAGGCTCGTTAATGCCATCATCCTGGCGCTGTTCGTCCTCGGTATTTTGGCTCTGTTTGGTCTTCAGTTCTTCATGGGAGTCCTCAGGAATAAATGTGTCTCCAGGCCTCTGCATGACACAACATCATACAACACCACAAGCAACTTCACAACCCACAGCTCACACTACGACAACTACTCCAGCTTCCACGACTATATCAGTGATGAAA GAAACTATTATTACCTGCCTAATCACCTCGATCCTCAGGTGTGTGGGAACTTGTCGTACTCTGG GGTCTGTCCGAAGGGCATGGTGTGTTTGAGAGCTGGGAGAAATCCAAACTACGGACTCACCAGCTTCGACTCGTTCGGTTGGTCTCTGCTGGCTGTCTTCAGAATCCTGACGCAGGACGTCTGGgacaacctgctgcagctg ACGATACGAGCAGAGGGTAAAAGCTCCATGAGCATCTTCGTTCTCATCTTCTTCCCCGGATGCTTCTTGGCGCTCAGCCTCATCGTGGCGGCAGTTGCCATGGCGGTGGCAAAGCAGAAAGAGGCGGAGTCTGCTGAGGccaaacaaagagaagaagagtACAGTCGTATTGTGGAGGTgctgaagaggagggaggaggtggaggaacaT GCCCCCGGCAAGGCGGAGCTCCTGGACGAACATGAgtcaccacagaagaagaaaccagCCACACACAGCCAGGAGGTGGAACAAGTCACGGTGGAAG ACTGCGAGGATGACCTCCGACCTTCACGCTGTGCCTTCACCCTCAACATCCTGAAGGGTGACTGCTGTAGCTGCTGGCGTTGGCTCAAGGAGAAGCTCCGCCCCTTTGTCATGAGCTGGGTCTTTAATCTCGGGATTGTCCTCTGCATCATCCTTAATGTCATCTTCATGGCCATGGAGCGTTATCCGATGACGGAGAATACCTTGGATCTGCTGTCCAACGTGAACCTG GTCTTTTTGGTCATCTTCGCATTGGAGCTTCTCCTGAAACTCGGGGCTCTGGGTGCGTACGGCTACTTCCAG GTCCGATGGAACATTTTTGACTTTATTGTCGTCATCTTTGGTCTGGTGGACATTGCACTGCATGCGGTGCAGGGGCTGCAGTTCCTGCCCCCCCTGCGATTG CTGCGAGCCCTGAGGTTGGGTCGGTGGTGGTCCGAACTGCGCATGCTGATGAAGATCTCCTGGTCCTCAGTGGGGAGTCTTGGACTGGTTCTGGTTTTGGTGGTCTTTATGTTCACCGTGGTCGGTATGGAGCTCTTCCAAGACGACTACATGGTCTGTAGGATCTCGACCGACTGCACGCTTCCTCGCTGGCACACAGAAGACTTTTTCCACGCAGTTCTGCTAGTCTTCAGAGTCCTGTGTGGCGAGTGGATGGAGAGCATGCAGAACTGCATCCAGGTGTCAAATGGGACCGTTTGTGTCATCTTCTACATGACGGTTCTGTTCATCGGAAACCTGCTG GTCCTGATTCTGTTCTTGAACCTGTTGCTGAGCCCATTGTCTGATGAGAAACAGGCTGAAGTAGGAAAAGAAACCAGAATAAAATGGACCAAGACCTGGATTCTGGAGAAGTTCAGGACCTTGAAGGGAAAGACGAGTTCCGAAG CTGAGGAAGGTGTCAGGAAGGAGCACCTGGCCCTAATAACGGTCACCTCGGACCAGCAGAACCCTGAAGGCAGCCAGACCAAAGACTCGGCTGCTGAGGTTTCGAATAAAActcaagacaaaaaacaa TGTGAAGATGCCCAGAAGCTTAAAGACTCTGAGaatcaggaaacaggaaacagaccTGAGGACTGTTGCTGCGAAT GTTGTTACCGCTGCTGTCCAATCCAGGACATAGACACGTCCCAGGGTGCAGGGAGAGGCTGGTGTAAGTTCAGGACAGCTTGTCTCCTCATCGTTCAGCACAGATTCTTTGAGgccttcatcatcttcatcatcctgCTGAGCAGCGCCGCCTTa ATGTTTGAGGACGTCAACCTTCAGCAGCGTCCAATCCTGCAGATGGTTTTGGACATTGCGGACCAGGTGTTCACCTACATATTTCTGATGGAGATGCTTCTCAAATGGATTGCTCTCGGATTCAAGAAGTACTTCAGCAGCGTCTGGTGCTGGCTCGACTTCATCATCTTAGAC GTGTCtctgttctgtttgattttcaaCTCGCTGGGATACTCAACGGAACCTCTGAGGGCCCTGAGAACACTGAGGCTCCTGTCTCGCTTCAAAGGCATGAGG GTGGTGCTGAGATGGATGGCGGCGAGCGTTCCCTCCATGTTCAGCACCTTGCTggttgttctgtttgtctggCTGATCTTCAGCATCGTGGGGGTGAACTGGTTTGCAGGAGCATTTGGTTTCTGTTCCAATGAGACGGGGGTTCCCTTCTCGGAGGCTGTGGTGGAAAACATGTCAGAGTGCCTTTCATTGAACTCCATGGAGATCCAGTGGAAGAACAGCAAGTTTAACTTTGACAGCGTGGGAATGGGTTTCCTTTCCCTGCTGATCATG GCAACATCGTCGGGCTGGCAGGACATCATGTACGCAGCTGTGGACTCCAGAGAG ATACAGAGTCAGCCAGTATATGAGAGCAACGTGTATATGTACCTATACTTCATCCTGTTCATCATCTTCGGCTACTTCTTCACCTCCATCTTCTTTATCAGAGTCTTCATCGATACGCTCCACCAGCATAAACACAAG gtTGGagggaaacatgtttttatgacGAACGATCAGCAGAAGTTTCATGGAACGGTGAGGAAAATGTTCTCCAAGACCCCTGAGAAAGCTGTTCCACGCCCACAG AACCAGTGCCAGGCCCGGCTCTTTGACTTGGTGACTGCTCCGATCTTCGAGATCGTGGTGGTGGTGTTGATCTGTGTATATGTGGTGGTTCTGATGCTGGACGCTGATGAACAGTCTATTGAGACAGAATATGTTCTGTTATGGTTTCGGTTCATCGTAATCATCCTGTTCCACGTTGAATTCATCCTGAAGATTGTTGCTCTTCGACAACACTACTTCAAGTTTGGTTTAAACATTATGGACTTCATAATTCTCATCTTGGTGACCACAG GCTTATTCATCGCTGAACTGTTTTCGAAGTATTTCATCGATGTAGGCGTCCTCCCCGTGTTCCGACTGGCTCATATCTGCAGAATCCTCCCGTTGATCCGCTGGGCCAGAGGGATACAGATGTTGCTTGTTGGCTTCctgatgtcacttcctgccCTCCGCAACATCGGCCTGCTTTTCTTCCTCGTCACGTACACCTACGCCTACGTTGGCATACATACCTTTGGCCACGTGAAGAGGGAGGGGATGATTGACGACATGTTTAACTTTGAGACGTTTGGGAACAGCATGATCAGCATGATTCTCATCAGCACGTCCTCTGGATGGGACCGTTTGCTGAGTCCCATCATGAACACGCCTCCAGACTGTGACCCGGGCACAGACTGCAGCAGCCCTGCGGCGGGCATCGTCTTCTTCACCTCCTACATTGTCCTGTACCTCCTGTTGGTCGTCCACCTCTTCATCGCTGTCATCCTGGAGAGCTTCAGCAGCAGGGaatcagagcagctgctgagcaACGAGCACCTGCAGATGTTTTATAACACCTGGAAGAAGTTCGATCCGGATGCTTCGCGGGTCATACAGTACAG CCAGCTGTCAGATTTCTGCGATGAACTCCAGGATCCTCTGAGGATCCCCAAACCCAACAGCATCAGACTGATCCACATGGATCTGCCTCTGCTTCCTGGAGACCAGATCTGCTGCCTGGACGTCCTGCAGGCACTCAGTGCACAG GCGTTTGGTGAACCAGGACAGATGGACACGCTCAAAGACAGACTGGAGGAAAAGTTTAATGTCCACAAACCT CAGGTGTCCCAGGAACCAATCAGCagcaccctgcggaggaaacaggaagaggtgGCGGCAGGAGTGATCCAGCGAGCGTTCAGGAGACACCGCAAGCAGGACAAAGTTTGA
- the LOC108248185 gene encoding sodium channel protein type 4 subunit alpha B isoform X2, which translates to MSWFGFWSSRTQRAEELKLSSSQRSQLFGSHEVRAALQNEQMTSLLPPVGTEVFRRFTPASLEKDHQKREAEEEEQPKKKQDPPKPANHLEAGKTLPFIYGDPPPELLGTPLEDLDPFYQSQKTFIALSKNQIIHRFNAESACYLFSPFNRLRTAAIKLLLHPLFSLFFILMILINCVFMVTEVPVLKNAEEYVFVVIYTFEVVLKLLSRGICLGRFTFFRDPWNWLDVLNITAFVLQLFVSVRLYAVIVIARVMKLFAYTPGLKKTVEGFFRSLKRLVNAIILALFVLGILALFGLQFFMGVLRNKCVSRPLHDTTSYNTTSNFTTHSSHYDNYSSFHDYISDERNYYYLPNHLDPQVCGNLSYSGVCPKGMVCLRAGRNPNYGLTSFDSFGWSLLAVFRILTQDVWDNLLQLTIRAEGKSSMSIFVLIFFPGCFLALSLIVAAVAMAVAKQKEAESAEAKQREEEYSRIVEVLKRREEVEEHAPGKAELLDEHESPQKKKPATHSQEVEQVTVEDCEDDLRPSRCAFTLNILKGDCCSCWRWLKEKLRPFVMSWVFNLGIVLCIILNVIFMAMERYPMTENTLDLLSNVNLVFLVIFALELLLKLGALGAYGYFQVRWNIFDFIVVIFGLVDIALHAVQGLQFLPPLRLLRALRLGRWWSELRMLMKISWSSVGSLGLVLVLVVFMFTVVGMELFQDDYMVCRISTDCTLPRWHTEDFFHAVLLVFRVLCGEWMESMQNCIQVSNGTVCVIFYMTVLFIGNLLVLILFLNLLLSPLSDEKQAEVGKETRIKWTKTWILEKFRTLKGKTSSEAEEGVRKEHLALITVTSDQQNPEGSQTKDSAAEVSNKTQDKKQCEDAQKLKDSENQETGNRPEDCCCECCYRCCPIQDIDTSQGAGRGWCKFRTACLLIVQHRFFEAFIIFIILLSSAALMFEDVNLQQRPILQMVLDIADQVFTYIFLMEMLLKWIALGFKKYFSSVWCWLDFIILDVSLFCLIFNSLGYSTEPLRALRTLRLLSRFKGMRVVLRWMAASVPSMFSTLLVVLFVWLIFSIVGVNWFAGAFGFCSNETGVPFSEAVVENMSECLSLNSMEIQWKNSKFNFDSVGMGFLSLLIMATSSGWQDIMYAAVDSREIQSQPVYESNVYMYLYFILFIIFGYFFTSIFFIRVFIDTLHQHKHKVGGKHVFMTNDQQKFHGTVRKMFSKTPEKAVPRPQNQCQARLFDLVTAPIFEIVVVVLICVYVVVLMLDADEQSIETEYVLLWFRFIVIILFHVEFILKIVALRQHYFKFGLNIMDFIILILVTTGLFIAELFSKYFIDVGVLPVFRLAHICRILPLIRWARGIQMLLVGFLMSLPALRNIGLLFFLVTYTYAYVGIHTFGHVKREGMIDDMFNFETFGNSMISMILISTSSGWDRLLSPIMNTPPDCDPGTDCSSPAAGIVFFTSYIVLYLLLVVHLFIAVILESFSSRESEQLLSNEHLQMFYNTWKKFDPDASRVIQYSQLSDFCDELQDPLRIPKPNSIRLIHMDLPLLPGDQICCLDVLQALSAQAFGEPGQMDTLKDRLEEKFNVHKPVSQEPISSTLRRKQEEVAAGVIQRAFRRHRKQDKV; encoded by the exons ATGTCTTGGTTCGGGTTTTGGAGCAGCAGGACACAGCGagcagaagagctgaagctgagctCCTCTCAGAG GAGCCAGTTGTTTGGCAGCCATGAAGTTCGGGCGGCGCTGCAGAACGAGCAGATGACCTCTTTGCTGCCACCTGTCGGTACGGAGGTCTTCAGACGCTTCACGCCGGCCTCGCTGGAGAAGGACCATCAGAAACGagaagctgaggaggaggagcaacCGAAGAAGAAGCAG GACCCGCCCAAACCAGCCAATCACCTGGAGGCAGGAAAGACCCTCCCCTTCATCTACGGTGACCCGCCCCCTGAGCTTCTTGGCACCCCATTGGAGGATCTGGATCCGTTCTACCAATCACAGAAG ACCTTCATCGCTCTCAGTAAAAATCAGATCATCCACAGGtttaatgctgagtcagcttgTTACTTGTTCAGCCCGTTTAATCGTCTGAGGACCGCCGCCATCAAGCTCCTCCTCCACCC tttgttcaGCTTGTTCTTCATCTTGATGATTCTGATCAACTGTGTGTTCATGGTGACCGAAGTTCCAGTGCTGAAAAATGCTGAGGA GTACGTGTTCGTGGTCATCTACACCTTCGAGGTGGTCCTGAAGCTTCTTTCCAGAGGCATCTGCTTGGGGCGCTTCACCTTCTTCAGAGATCCCTGGAACTGGCTGGATGTCCTCAACATCACAGC gTTTGTGCTccagttgtttgtttcagtcagaCTTTATGCTGTGATAGTGATTGCTCGCGTGATGAAGCTCTTCGCCTACACACCag GCCTGAAGAAGACTGTTGAAGGTTTTTTCCGATCCCTGAAGAGGCTCGTTAATGCCATCATCCTGGCGCTGTTCGTCCTCGGTATTTTGGCTCTGTTTGGTCTTCAGTTCTTCATGGGAGTCCTCAGGAATAAATGTGTCTCCAGGCCTCTGCATGACACAACATCATACAACACCACAAGCAACTTCACAACCCACAGCTCACACTACGACAACTACTCCAGCTTCCACGACTATATCAGTGATGAAA GAAACTATTATTACCTGCCTAATCACCTCGATCCTCAGGTGTGTGGGAACTTGTCGTACTCTGG GGTCTGTCCGAAGGGCATGGTGTGTTTGAGAGCTGGGAGAAATCCAAACTACGGACTCACCAGCTTCGACTCGTTCGGTTGGTCTCTGCTGGCTGTCTTCAGAATCCTGACGCAGGACGTCTGGgacaacctgctgcagctg ACGATACGAGCAGAGGGTAAAAGCTCCATGAGCATCTTCGTTCTCATCTTCTTCCCCGGATGCTTCTTGGCGCTCAGCCTCATCGTGGCGGCAGTTGCCATGGCGGTGGCAAAGCAGAAAGAGGCGGAGTCTGCTGAGGccaaacaaagagaagaagagtACAGTCGTATTGTGGAGGTgctgaagaggagggaggaggtggaggaacaT GCCCCCGGCAAGGCGGAGCTCCTGGACGAACATGAgtcaccacagaagaagaaaccagCCACACACAGCCAGGAGGTGGAACAAGTCACGGTGGAAG ACTGCGAGGATGACCTCCGACCTTCACGCTGTGCCTTCACCCTCAACATCCTGAAGGGTGACTGCTGTAGCTGCTGGCGTTGGCTCAAGGAGAAGCTCCGCCCCTTTGTCATGAGCTGGGTCTTTAATCTCGGGATTGTCCTCTGCATCATCCTTAATGTCATCTTCATGGCCATGGAGCGTTATCCGATGACGGAGAATACCTTGGATCTGCTGTCCAACGTGAACCTG GTCTTTTTGGTCATCTTCGCATTGGAGCTTCTCCTGAAACTCGGGGCTCTGGGTGCGTACGGCTACTTCCAG GTCCGATGGAACATTTTTGACTTTATTGTCGTCATCTTTGGTCTGGTGGACATTGCACTGCATGCGGTGCAGGGGCTGCAGTTCCTGCCCCCCCTGCGATTG CTGCGAGCCCTGAGGTTGGGTCGGTGGTGGTCCGAACTGCGCATGCTGATGAAGATCTCCTGGTCCTCAGTGGGGAGTCTTGGACTGGTTCTGGTTTTGGTGGTCTTTATGTTCACCGTGGTCGGTATGGAGCTCTTCCAAGACGACTACATGGTCTGTAGGATCTCGACCGACTGCACGCTTCCTCGCTGGCACACAGAAGACTTTTTCCACGCAGTTCTGCTAGTCTTCAGAGTCCTGTGTGGCGAGTGGATGGAGAGCATGCAGAACTGCATCCAGGTGTCAAATGGGACCGTTTGTGTCATCTTCTACATGACGGTTCTGTTCATCGGAAACCTGCTG GTCCTGATTCTGTTCTTGAACCTGTTGCTGAGCCCATTGTCTGATGAGAAACAGGCTGAAGTAGGAAAAGAAACCAGAATAAAATGGACCAAGACCTGGATTCTGGAGAAGTTCAGGACCTTGAAGGGAAAGACGAGTTCCGAAG CTGAGGAAGGTGTCAGGAAGGAGCACCTGGCCCTAATAACGGTCACCTCGGACCAGCAGAACCCTGAAGGCAGCCAGACCAAAGACTCGGCTGCTGAGGTTTCGAATAAAActcaagacaaaaaacaa TGTGAAGATGCCCAGAAGCTTAAAGACTCTGAGaatcaggaaacaggaaacagaccTGAGGACTGTTGCTGCGAAT GTTGTTACCGCTGCTGTCCAATCCAGGACATAGACACGTCCCAGGGTGCAGGGAGAGGCTGGTGTAAGTTCAGGACAGCTTGTCTCCTCATCGTTCAGCACAGATTCTTTGAGgccttcatcatcttcatcatcctgCTGAGCAGCGCCGCCTTa ATGTTTGAGGACGTCAACCTTCAGCAGCGTCCAATCCTGCAGATGGTTTTGGACATTGCGGACCAGGTGTTCACCTACATATTTCTGATGGAGATGCTTCTCAAATGGATTGCTCTCGGATTCAAGAAGTACTTCAGCAGCGTCTGGTGCTGGCTCGACTTCATCATCTTAGAC GTGTCtctgttctgtttgattttcaaCTCGCTGGGATACTCAACGGAACCTCTGAGGGCCCTGAGAACACTGAGGCTCCTGTCTCGCTTCAAAGGCATGAGG GTGGTGCTGAGATGGATGGCGGCGAGCGTTCCCTCCATGTTCAGCACCTTGCTggttgttctgtttgtctggCTGATCTTCAGCATCGTGGGGGTGAACTGGTTTGCAGGAGCATTTGGTTTCTGTTCCAATGAGACGGGGGTTCCCTTCTCGGAGGCTGTGGTGGAAAACATGTCAGAGTGCCTTTCATTGAACTCCATGGAGATCCAGTGGAAGAACAGCAAGTTTAACTTTGACAGCGTGGGAATGGGTTTCCTTTCCCTGCTGATCATG GCAACATCGTCGGGCTGGCAGGACATCATGTACGCAGCTGTGGACTCCAGAGAG ATACAGAGTCAGCCAGTATATGAGAGCAACGTGTATATGTACCTATACTTCATCCTGTTCATCATCTTCGGCTACTTCTTCACCTCCATCTTCTTTATCAGAGTCTTCATCGATACGCTCCACCAGCATAAACACAAG gtTGGagggaaacatgtttttatgacGAACGATCAGCAGAAGTTTCATGGAACGGTGAGGAAAATGTTCTCCAAGACCCCTGAGAAAGCTGTTCCACGCCCACAG AACCAGTGCCAGGCCCGGCTCTTTGACTTGGTGACTGCTCCGATCTTCGAGATCGTGGTGGTGGTGTTGATCTGTGTATATGTGGTGGTTCTGATGCTGGACGCTGATGAACAGTCTATTGAGACAGAATATGTTCTGTTATGGTTTCGGTTCATCGTAATCATCCTGTTCCACGTTGAATTCATCCTGAAGATTGTTGCTCTTCGACAACACTACTTCAAGTTTGGTTTAAACATTATGGACTTCATAATTCTCATCTTGGTGACCACAG GCTTATTCATCGCTGAACTGTTTTCGAAGTATTTCATCGATGTAGGCGTCCTCCCCGTGTTCCGACTGGCTCATATCTGCAGAATCCTCCCGTTGATCCGCTGGGCCAGAGGGATACAGATGTTGCTTGTTGGCTTCctgatgtcacttcctgccCTCCGCAACATCGGCCTGCTTTTCTTCCTCGTCACGTACACCTACGCCTACGTTGGCATACATACCTTTGGCCACGTGAAGAGGGAGGGGATGATTGACGACATGTTTAACTTTGAGACGTTTGGGAACAGCATGATCAGCATGATTCTCATCAGCACGTCCTCTGGATGGGACCGTTTGCTGAGTCCCATCATGAACACGCCTCCAGACTGTGACCCGGGCACAGACTGCAGCAGCCCTGCGGCGGGCATCGTCTTCTTCACCTCCTACATTGTCCTGTACCTCCTGTTGGTCGTCCACCTCTTCATCGCTGTCATCCTGGAGAGCTTCAGCAGCAGGGaatcagagcagctgctgagcaACGAGCACCTGCAGATGTTTTATAACACCTGGAAGAAGTTCGATCCGGATGCTTCGCGGGTCATACAGTACAG CCAGCTGTCAGATTTCTGCGATGAACTCCAGGATCCTCTGAGGATCCCCAAACCCAACAGCATCAGACTGATCCACATGGATCTGCCTCTGCTTCCTGGAGACCAGATCTGCTGCCTGGACGTCCTGCAGGCACTCAGTGCACAG GCGTTTGGTGAACCAGGACAGATGGACACGCTCAAAGACAGACTGGAGGAAAAGTTTAATGTCCACAAACCT GTGTCCCAGGAACCAATCAGCagcaccctgcggaggaaacaggaagaggtgGCGGCAGGAGTGATCCAGCGAGCGTTCAGGAGACACCGCAAGCAGGACAAAGTTTGA
- the LOC108251159 gene encoding Bardet-Biedl syndrome 2 protein homolog, translating to MWLNQNFLLPEGAESPNVTFNSLRGSGLMSFNMAANGQVTLRTDDIDLAGDLVQSLTSFLAIEDLSAEADFPAYFEELRATLTEVDEFHAVHQKLTAEMADHSNYIRNMLVQAEDARLMSDMTSMKKRYRELYDLNRDLINEYKIRSNNHNALLVRLKSVNQAIQRAGRLRVGKPKNQVIAACRDAIKSNNVNALFRIMRAGAASS from the exons ATGTGGCTGAACCAGAACTTCCTGCTTCCAGAGGGAGCCGAGAGTCCAAACGTCACCTTTAACTCCCTCAGAGGAAGTGGACTCATGTCCTTCAACATGGCCGCTAACGGacag GTCACCCTGAGGACTGATGACATCGATCTAGCAGGAGACCTGGTCCAGTCCCTCACCTCCTTCCTGGCGATAGAGGACCTGTCAGCAGAAGCTGATTTCCCGGCGTACTTCGAGGAGCTCCGCGCGACGCTCACTGAG GTGGACGAGTTCCACGCCGTCCATCAGAAGTTAACCGCAGAAATGGCCGACCACTCCAACTACATCAGGAACATGCTGGTGCAGGCGGAGGACGCTCGCCTGATGAGCGACAT GACGAGCATGAAGAAGCGTTACAGGGAGCTGTACGACCTGAACCGGGATCTCATCAACGAGTACAAGATCCGATCCAACAACCACAACGCTCTGCTGGTCCGCCTGAAGTCTGTGAACCAGGCCATCCAGAGGGCCGGCCGGCTGCGAG TGGGAAAACCGAAGAACCAGGTGATCGCTGCCTGTCGAGACGCCATCAAGAGCAACAACGTCAACGCCCTGTTCAGGATCATGAGAGCTGGAGCTGCTTCCTCctga
- the LOC108251162 gene encoding gamma-crystallin M2-like produces the protein MTSSNMNMSRIVFYEDRNFQGRSYECSGDCSDMSSYMSRCHSCRVERGCFMVYDRTNYMGNQYFMRRGEYADYMSMFGWNDCIRSCRMIPMHRGSYRMRIYERENFGGQMYEMMDDCDNIMDRYRMSNCMSCHVMDGHWLMYEQPHYRGRMMYMRPGEYRSFMNMGMGMGHMRFMSMRRIMDSYY, from the exons ATGACCTCCAGCAACATGAACATGAGCCGG ATTGTTTTCTACGAGGACAGGAACTTCCAGGGACGTTCCTACGAGTGCAGCGGCGACTGCTCCGACATGTCCTCCTACATGAGCAGGTGTCACTCCTGCCGGGTGGAGAGAGGCTGCTTCATGGTCTACGACCGCACCAACTACATGGGCAACCAGTACTTCATGAGGAGGGGGGAGTACGCCGACTACATGAGCATGTTCGGATGGAACGACTGCATCAGGTCCTGCCGCATGATCCCCATG CACCGCGGCTCCTACAGGATGAGGATCTATGAGAGGGAGAACTTCGGAGGCCAGATGTACGAGATGATGGACGACTGTGACAACATCATGGACCGTTACCGGATGTCCAACTGCATGTCCTGCCACGTGATGGACGGACACTGGCTGATGTACGAGCAACCCCACTACAGAGGCAGGATGATGTACATGAGGCCAGGAGAGTACAGGAGCTTCATGAACATGGGCATGGGCATGGGCCACATGAGGTTCATGAGCATGAGGCGCATCATGGACTCCTACTATTAG